TCTTTGAATGGCCTCTTGTGCAGTTTAGAAGCTAACAGCAATTCTATTCTTCTGTCTCTTCAACCTCTAACACTTCTGTGACCATTAGAATTTACTCACCAACTGTTGTCTCCATAGCTGAATGTCTTATTGGTCCAGGATTGATCTTTATCTTCCTCTCATCTTCTCTCAATTGCTTTAGTTTACACTGTCCCTTGCTTTatgctctgctttgttttcacagcCTGGGTGTCCCAGACAATCTGCAAGTAGATATTTTGGGATCTTGATTACCTACTATCTAGGTGCAATTGATGCCCTCCATACTTACAGCTattcttctgctcttctttctgGTGCTTGCATATACTACCTATTTCCAGAGTTCTGGGAATAtgtgttttttcacatttttggacaaatatgaattatttttttcccatctcaaTATTTCAGTTACTAATGCTTCATGAGTACTCAGAGTTGTGAAGGCCACCACTCTTTCCTGAGAGAGTTTAAGGACTCAGAGTTTAGCAGTTACGAATACTGAAGCATTTGCCAAAAGTCAGGAGGGTGTCCTTTGTAACACTGCTGCACACTGCAGCTCTGTACTGTCACCTAGGATATTAGGACATTCCTACAGTGGGAGGTGAGAGTTTTCACAGACTGCAACCTGGACGCTTAGGGACTTTGCCACAGTGCTGTCCTATAAGCAATAACTGTCCTTGGATAAAGGAGATTAAAGAGGCTAGAAATGTCTCCTCTCCTGGACTTTCACATTACAAAGAACTTCATGTGCTGGCAAGCAGCATCTGCTACAGTTCTTTGTGGTCTATACAGTGTTATATTTtcctaacttttaaaaagacatgGAAATGCTTGTTGGACCCAATTTTAGAACTAGGGCAATGCATCTTTTACAATATACAGAACACTGTAACAACACCATTTTATAGTTAGAAGAGTTTGTCTCTCAAAGCCAAGGTATCAAATTGAGCTTACTGTTTTATCTACCAGCTGTTTTTAACCAAATTTGGTTTGCATTGGTTTATATATTATGTTCCTTGAGTACATTGCCTTTTTATTACTAGtcatttttacttcagtaaCAGCTTTGCTGAGAATAGAGCTCCCCATTTGACTATCACTTCATAGTGTTATAGAAGAAATTTGATTAATTGTATTCTTCTCTCTTAATAGTTTCATTTAGCATTAGTAGCTTAGCACTAGCAGCTAAAGTAGTTGAAGTCTTAGGCTGCAAGAGCTGACTGAGAGTAAACTTTTTGATAAAACTAATGCTGCTAACACAGAACTAGCTGAATCCGGCAGATAAGAACAGAATGAAGAAGATAAGGACCAAGGAAAAAATTCCAAGAGAATGAGGTAACTTCAGAAGAAGGCCAGCCCAGCAACAGTGAAAACCAGTAAGAAATCAAGAGACTACTGACCCGAATTAAGTGATTGGACTTGGGGATGGAGTGCTGGGTGGTACAGGTATAATTGAGGGGTGCAATCTCGTGTAGGGGTCCCTCTCCAGAGGCACCCGGCTCGAGCTGTAACCTGAGAACTAATAAAAGAGGAATTGGAAACCTTCACTCAGACCTTACATTAATCAGCAGGATCCCTGGGTTAGACCCTGTTATGGTGGCCAGCATACATAAATCCATAAAAATAGTAGCTGACAAACAGTACTTCCCAAAGCTCACCTATATATAATATGAAAACTTAGCAAACATTCATACTGTTGTGACAATGATGTTTGTACATCTACAATCTGAAAGATGCTTATACCCAGCTGAAGATACAACATGACTTTAAagtgggagagaagagaaaagaaaagatgcagcaAGGCAGTACTGCCTAGGCTGGTAGGAGAGCTGAAGCTGGCTGAGCTCAGACTTCACTGTTTGTGGTTACTGAAGACTGTAACCAACAGGTGATTCCCTTGTGAAGCAGCCCTGAAGAGGgatttgcaaatgaaaagaatgtGATAGGATGTTTAGGATTTATCTTTACATACTGGCTTGCACAGGAACCACCATATCACCTTTACAAAGTTTTTACATTATAATAgttaattcaaatgaaaatctcacttctttttttcatgtggatATATCCGTTCAGAGTTTTTCAGAAACTAGTAAGTGTCAAGCACGCACTACTGCTTTGCTAGTAGGGCcgattcaaatatttttgttctagAAAGATACTTTCATCAGACCTTCCTTTATATACTTTTGATGAAAGGAAGTATTTCACCAGGACCTCAGTGGTTATGCTCTATCTTACCCATTGGACTGATAGGAAGTACATTCTTCCAAGCAGTGATTTGAGCCAGATCATACCAACACAGTGCCAGATCACTCATGGAGGATGGCTAAACAGCCAGGAACAGTCTTAGCCAAATATCTTACTGAGCATCTAAAGTTACCTGCAAAAGCACCTTAAATGATTCCCAACAGCCACAAGGCAAAGCACCAGCAGTTTGCAAGCCAGTCCTCAGCTAGCCAGCACACTGGTCTTGCTAACAGCCAGCTTCTACCTGGCAGCATTCATTAGCTCAGGCTCTCctgcaaaaagcacagaaatgctgctggaCCTTGCTGGTACCAGAGGAACCTCTACTTTTACTCGCTTTGAGTTAGGAAATCTTGCACTAAGTCACCTGTGTGTGTCTTAGACTAAAGAAATGTTACATCAAATAAACTGTTTACGGCAaactcagttttatttctaaatcgtggtgtttgggttttgttttagcAAATACCTTCCAAGACCTGTTCTGTATCAGACTTAACTGATACtcagtttttctctgaattttataGCAAGCGCAAGATGTCTTTCAGTTCCTTAAGCAGTTTATCTTTGCTCAAAATCCCCAACTTAATTAAATACTCTTGATATCAGTTCTTATTCATACcttaagaaaggatttttttcccaacctACATctgatttgggatttttgttgttgcccTTTTATAGTTAAGTGATTCAACACCATATGCTAACTGATAGGATTTATCACTTGCATAAGGAGGGAAGAGCAAAGCCCACTGTATAAGTCTACAATCAGTCTACCACTCTTCCCCATGTCACTACTACAACCATCTGCAGCTGTTACAGACTTCAAAATCCACACAGTAAATTCTTCCTAATTGCTAGCCTGGTCCACTAGGACAAGCTATGGTAGGTTATTATTAGTGTACTTTCATAATGTATTACACCCCAAAGTTACTTCAGACTCAGCCATTAAAATTTAGGGTTCATACAAGCTCACCtttcctgcaaaaaaaccttgcaaatctgtttctttctcagctGATGGAGTGTTAGTGATTTTTACAATTCAGGCATGCAACTCTCCAAATGAGTCCAAATAATactatatttattaaaacagtCCAAGGTCTTCACAAGACTAGAGGAAAATGATAGAGATTAAGGCAAACAAAACCTGTTTCCCTGTCTCACTCCtcaaaaatcatttatttattgaacatgcaaaaaagcataatttttgACCCaaacttctgctgaaatttAAGTATTCTGACCGTTAGCTTATATAAGATAGTAAATATCcactatataaaatatttaaaacagccattttacttgatttaattattaataattttatcatAAACATACATAAACAGGTttagataaataaatagatcTCTCGCTATCACAAACAGTAACAGGAAATGAGTTTGCTTTCACTAAGACTCATTTCTGCAGTCTCACTGGTAATCAtctactgcaaaaaaaaaaaaggttgttctGAAAAACACGAATCCTATGCCAATGAACAAGtaagggggggagggggaaataaaTCACGTAGACGATCTTAATTCCCAAAGTACTATTCCCGAtaccttcccccctcccttttaCCCCTCCAACGTTAAGTAACAGAAAATGgctgaaagtgagaaaaacaagcGATAGAAAATGGTGTGTCGAGGCACTCGATTGGTCAGATTTTGCTGCAGAGTCCAAGTTTCTgacacagagaaaggaagatttcCTAAGACGAAGCGTGTTAGCAgttaacagaaaagcaagagtcTTGCAGTTTTAggctttccaaaataaatattttctctaagcAATTCTCCGTGGCTCCTTGTTTCTGAGTTTAAATGAAGACTGTATTCAACTCCATCCAACGGCTTCTTAAAGGCACAACTACTCATTTGTACCATTGAAAAACCAAAAAGACGTTATTTCCAATACTTCAGTAGAACAGCAGGCTCCTCAAATTACATAAAACTGCctacagtataaaaaaaattaaaaggcgATGGAAACTCAGATATAATTTTGGAAATTACGTTTTTCAGGTACCAACTACAGATCTATTGAGTAGGAGGGCAAGGGGGTGTGCAGCTGAACTTACAGTCATGGAGAAACCCCATTTTCCAGGTAGGTTCACAAAAAATCACTGAATATGACGGATGGGGAAGAGTCTCCATTAACAATAATTCTGGACTCGATATCAAGTTTTTTAATCACTAATACTCCTTGGAAAACACTTCCTCTTTGCTCagtttaacaaatattttcGGGAGCCTAAACACAGATGGAGAAAATTGCTCCAAATAGACATCTCTAATAATTCACACAGGATACCCAGAACCATCAAGGATGCCACAAGCCTGTCCCAGAGAAGACACGAGCAAAAAGCACACCTCTTGAAAACGAGATTCGTAGAAATTATCCTTTCCACCGCCCTATGCCCAGCTCTCTCTGGAAACACAACACTTATCTCAAGAGTGAACTAGAAGTGCTTGAGAAGGGCTGAAGATGCCCGGGGGACGTCGCTCACGACAGGGACAATCAGACCACGAGTGATAAAGCACCGAGAAAACTACCGACCGAGCGCCTTTCCTGGAAGGGCGGGAAAGGACTTCTTGCGCCTTCAAACACTctccacccccccaaaaagaagggtttggaaaagaaaacaatatttctgtCAGGACAATAAACCGTAATGTTGTTACCGTAAGAACACAAAGTAAATGCAGCATAGCAGGAGGCGTTTACAATATACTTAACTCTGAACACATCTACTCTAATTGAGAAGGCAGAGTTTTGTAAAGAGTCACCTTTACGAATTCAACGAGTTTGTACGAATGCTTAAGACACACAGCCAAACggataaaaaatacatacaaatctTTCAGAGCTAGGTATCTTGtccttcagaaaaggaaagccCATGATTACAACTTTTTTCTTATCAGCTAAAAAGTCACataaaaaaagcatagaaaGCAATTTTCACCCTAAACAGAGATTTGTCCTAGCACGAGCACCTCAAGACTGATTAACCACACCATACTATTTCGCTACAATCAGGATCCTTTTCAACCCCTTTGAAACGTGACTTACATATTTCATTTGTTACTTACTTGATGAGATACGGGCTCTTGGTCATTGTAAAGGTACCCGAAAACAGGGGTACACACAGGGAAACACATCACTTCCTACACAGAATTAAAGAGTTTACAGCTCTCTTTAGTGGCCGTGTGGTGGCTCTTAAAAGAGCCTTTGGGTTTTCGATAGTCTGAAAGATCCGTTTGCTAGAAGCTTAAGCGCGCTCGCCGCGGATGCGTCGGGCCAGCTGGATGTCCTTGGGCATGATGGTGACGCGCTTGGCGTGGATGGCGCAGAGGTTGGTGTCCTCGAAGAGCCCCACCAGGTAGGCCTCGCTCGCCTCCTGCAGCGCCATCACGGCCGAACTCTGGAAGCGCAGGTCGGTCTTGAAGTCCTGCGCGATCTCGCGCACCAGGCGCTGGAAGGGCAGCTTGCGGATCAGCAGCTCCGTCGACTTCTGGTAGCGCCGGATCTCGCGCAGCGCCACCGTGCCGGGCCGGTAGCGGTGCGGCTTCTTCACGCCGCCCGTGGCCGGCGCGCTCTTGCGGGCCGCCTTGGTGGCCAGCTGCTTGCGGGGCGCCTTCCCGCCCGTCGACTTACGCGCCGTCTGCTTCGTGCGCGCCATTTTCCCCCGAACAACTCCCCAACACTAAGCAACGACCGTCTGTACAGGAGTCAGCCGCGGGGCCCGTTATTTATAGCCAACATCGCCCTGTGATTGGCTAGCGGAAAGGCACAAATTCCATTGGACAATGGGAAGGATTTAAAAAGCCCGCCGTTCGGCGCGGGTGGGGGCAACGGCCCTTCCTGCTCCGCAGTCCCCTTCTGCGTTGGAGGCCGCGGCGCTCTCGGTTCTCTTATCCCTCAGCTCTGCCCCGCcgagcggggccggcggcggctgGGCGCTCTGCCACAGCGGTAACCAGACAGCCAACGCGGAGTTTTTACTCTGGCCCCGCAGCAGACGCTTTTATCGCCGCCTCTGTCCCAGGCAGCCAGGATTTCAGCCCCCTTGCAAAAGGCTTTTGCGAAAAAAACAGCCTTCCCTGCACATGCAGGAAGTTCAATAAAGCCtcttgttcactttttttttaagcatcccTTATTTTTTACTTGGATTTTCCTATTACGTTGTCACTTAAGATCTATGAGGAACCTCTTTATTCTGTCACACTTTTTCTCCATCaaagagagaagctgaaaaaaacctatgCCACTTCCCTATGAAATCTCTGGGACTAATGAAATTATGCTGTTCTCTATACcacttcatttttgctgtgtgtGGCGTGACAAATTTCATAAACATTGTCTTCCAAATATCAGACGTACACAGACTAATCCCTATGGAGTTCTCCGAGTAAACAAGCTGCTCTGGCTTGCGGCCAAGTCGTTTGAGAATGACAGCTAATGTTTAAAGGGGACGACGACATTTTATTAGAAAAGGTATAAACTGCATTAGCAGttattgtaaaaaaaacccaaaccacctgCTTTATTTCGTATTggaacagtaggaaaaaaactaGAACAACCTAAACACTACTGTGCATATTTCTCTGTACTTATTCAAAAACTAGAGCTGAGCTAATtaaaatgaggaaggaaaactAATAGCTTTAGAACTCAATTAGGTGCTTAACATCCTTTTTATAGACCTGTCCAATGaacagctggagcagggcacACACAAGACGACCCAAATCATTCCTGGTACTTTACTATGACAAACATTTTTGCTACTATTAAACAGTATGTCCTAGTCTGGGAACAAAAACAGTGCTAAATACAAGTAC
Above is a genomic segment from Gymnogyps californianus isolate 813 chromosome 1, ASM1813914v2, whole genome shotgun sequence containing:
- the LOC127029731 gene encoding histone H3, giving the protein MARTKQTARKSTGGKAPRKQLATKAARKSAPATGGVKKPHRYRPGTVALREIRRYQKSTELLIRKLPFQRLVREIAQDFKTDLRFQSSAVMALQEASEAYLVGLFEDTNLCAIHAKRVTIMPKDIQLARRIRGERA